The genomic stretch TCGCCAGATTCACGCCGCGTAACACCTCCGTGGTGGGAAGCGGTTTGCCGTCCGGGCCGCGCGTCTTGCCGCCGTACGACTTGCGGATCGCGCGCAATTCGATGAGCGGCGGGGGCGCGCTGGTGTCGTGATCGGCGGTTGCGCCGTCCGCGGAGGCGGGCGTTACCACGTGAATCTCCCGTCGGCGAGATGCGAGTGCGTGACGCCGGTCACGAGCCGGTCGCCCACGTTGAGGCCCGAGAGCACTTCGCCGCTCAGGCGGTCGTGCACGCCGATGCGCACGTCGCGCGTTCGCATGCGGCCGTCCACCTCCACGCGCGCGGTATAGCGGCCCGCCGTGGCGTTCACGGCGGTGAGCGCGGTGAGCGGCGCGACGATCACGTGGCGTGCGCGCGCCGCGACGAAGAAGACCTGCGCGCTCATTTGCGGCTTCAACTGCGCGTCGGTGTTGGCGACGTCGAACAGCACGGTATAGAGCACGACCTTGCCGCTGGTGGGCGCGTTCGCCTGCGTGCCGGTTGGCTGGCCGCTGCTTTCGGGCGAGGTGGCCGGGTTCGGCGGCGCGGGCAGGATCTGGCGCACCGTGGCGTTCCAGCGCCGGTCGGTCGAGCCGAGTGTGGTGAAGTACACCGGCATGCCCGGCTTCACGCGCAGGATGTCGGCTTCGGACACCTGGGTCCAGACCGTCATCGTCGAAAGATCGGCAATGCGCAGGATGTTGGGCGTCTGGTAGGTCGCGTTGAGCGTCTGGCCTTCGCGGGCGTCGAGCGTGACCACGGTGCCGCTCATCGGCGCATAAATGCGCGTGTAGCCGAGCTGCGCCTCGTCGCCCTTGAGGTTCGACTGCGAACCGGCGATCTGCGCGCTGAGATTGTCGAGCGTCGCGCGCGCGGCCACGAGCGCGGCCTGCGCCGTTTGCAGGTCTTCCTCGCGCGTCGAGCCTTCGGCCGCCATGCGGCGCTGGCGGTCGTACTGCTGTTGCGCGAGCACGCGTTGCGCCTCGGCGCCCACGCGCTGCGCGCGCAGGCTCGCGAGCGTGGACTGATCGACGTCGACCTTGGCCTGCTGCACGCTCGGATCGATCTCCACGAGCAGCGAGCCGCGTTGCACGAGATCGCCGGGCTGCACGTGCAGATGGCGAATCTCCCCGGACGCCTGCGAACCCACGTCGACATAACTATGCGGCTGCACGGTGCCGAGCGCGGTCACGCTCGACTCGATGTCGCCGCGCGCGATCGTCACGGTCGTGACGCGCTCGACGGTGCGAACGAACACGGCCCAGGCGCTCCACGCGACGAGCAGCAGAACGATCAGGAACAGGGCGGTTTTCGACCGCCGCTTGAACAGGGAGATCATGGGCGCAGGAGAGTGGGTCGCGCGAAGGGCGGGGCCATGCTACCTCAACTGGCGCGCATCGGGCCGATGTCTCGTCGATATCGGCGGCCGGCCGAACCGCGTCGAGCCGCGCCGAACCGCGTCACGCGTTTTCGAGCCGCCGCAGGTAGCGTTGCGGCGTGTCGCCGAGCGTCTTGCGGAACATCGAAATGAACGCGCTGGAGCTTTGATAGCCGAGATCGGCGGCGATGGTCGCGACCGGCACGTCGAGCGCGAGCTTCGCCACGGCCTCCACGAGCCGCAGCTGCTGGCGCCATTGCCCGAAGCTCAGGCCGGTTTCCTCGCGAAACAGCCGCGCGAGCGTGCGCACGCTCGCGCCCACGCGCTCGCTCCAGATCTCGATCGTGTCATTGTTCTGCGGAAAGCTCAGCAACTGCTCGCAGATCGACCGCAGACGCCGGTCTTGCGGCAAGGGCAGCGTGCCGCTCGTGAGCGGCGAGGCCTGCGAGAGTTCGAGCAGGAACAGCGAGAGCGCGAGCGCCGAGCGGCGTTCCGGCGCGCCGTTCGCGGCGCGGCTTGCGCCGCCGTTCCCGTCCGCATCCTGCTGGGCGACGAGCGTGTTCACGAGCGCGTCGAGCAACTGGCCCACGCGCAGCACCCGGCACGACGTCCAGCGCGCGAGTGCCGCGTCGGCATCGGGCAGCACCCACGCCGAGCGCACGTTCACCGCGCCGATCGCGTGCAGTTCGTGCGGCACCGTGGGCGGCAGCCAGATGCCGTGAAACGGCGGCAGCGTCCAGATGCCGGCGGGCGTGAGCACGCGCAGCACGCCGCGCGTGACGTACACCAGTTGCGCCTCCTCGTGCGCGTGCCAGACCTCGCGAAAGCCGTTCTCGTATTCCCACGTGCGCGCCTCCACCAGCGCGGCCTGCGTGGACGCGCTGATCGTGTAGCGCTGGCGCCAGATCGGATTGACGTTCTCGATTTCGATTTGATCCATCGAATTTAGGCAAAAAGTTGACCGTTTTGCGACATAGGTTGGCAATACAAAGCAAAGGTGCCGCCCGTATCCTTGTCAGTAGCTCGCCGCGCCGTGGATGATGGCGATCGCAAGCGGGAATGATTCTCATTCTCTCATGAACTTTACGTTCGGCTGAACGCTTTGCGCGGCGCTTTTTGCGAGGTCGCGCACTTTTCTGCGCGGTTTTCGCGCGACTTTTTGAACTCACAACGAACTTTCGGGGATGAAACCGGGGATGGCACGACAATCAGCGGGCCGGGCGCGACCCAGCCTGCATCGCACGACGCACACCACACGCCACACGCGGGCCTTCCCGCTTTCGATGATCGCCACGGCCTGCCTGCTGGCGAGCCCGGCTTACGCGCAGACCAGCGCGGGCACGAGCACCGGCACGGACAGCAGCGCCGCCACGGCGGCGACGCTGCCCGCCGTGCGTATCCTGGGCATGCGCGAGGCCGAAACGGCGACGAGCCCGGTGGACGGCTACGTGGCCACACGCACCGCAACGGGCACCAAGACCGACACGCCGCTCGTCGACGTGCCGCAGTCGATCTCGGTCATCACGGCCGACCAGATCGACGCGCAGGGCGCGCAGACCGTGGGGCAGGCGCTGCGCTACACGCCGGGCGTGATCGGCGAACAATACGGCGGCCTGAACACGACGATCGATTACTACGTCGTGCGCGGCTTTCCGAACCAGTTTCCGTTCGTCGACGGTTTGTCGACGCAAACCTACTTCACGCTGCTCGCGCCCGCCGTGGACCCGTACGCGCTCGAACGCATCGACGTCATGCGCGGCCCGACTTCGGTGCTCTACGGGCAGAACATTCCCGGCGGCATGATCAATCTCGTGACCAAGCGGCCCACCGAAACGCCGCTGCACGAAGTCTCGTTCGACGTGGGCAGTCACGGCACGGTGGGCGGCCGCTTCGACTTGAGCGGTCCGCTCACGAAGGACGGCACCGTGCTGTATCGCGTCACGGGCGAGGCGGGCACGGCGGGGTCGCAGGTCGATTACCAGACCGACAAGCGCTTCTTCCTCGCGCCCGCGCTCACGTGGAAGCCTTCCGCCGACACGAGCTTCACGCTGCTGTCGCACTTCAGCTATCGCAACAGCAGCGATCCGACCGACGACCTGCCGGCTGTCGGCACGCTCGTTCCGGGGCCGAACGGCGCGCGCATCGGCACGAACGTGTTCGACGGCGAGCCCAATTTCAACGAGATTCGCCGTAGCGAGGCGTCGATCGGCTACGAGTTTTCGCACCGCTTCAACGAGGCGTTCACGGTGCGCCAGAACCTGCGCTATACGCACGTGAATCTCAACGAAGACGTAATGGGCAATGCCGGTCTGGAGGACGACCAGCAGACGATCGACCGCTACGCGTTCAACGCGCGGGCGAGTTCCGACGTGTTCTCGCTCGACAACCAGGCGCAGTTCAAGTTCGACACGGGCGTGTTGAGTCATACGGCGCTCGTGGGCGTGGACTATGTGCATTCGATCGACCGCTGGGCCGAAAACGACGGCACCGTGGACCCGCTCAATCTCTACAGCCCCGTGTACGGCAGCCCCGTGCAACTGGGCGGCGTGGACTACAGCGTCGAACATCATCTCGATCAGGTCGGCCTCTATGCGCAGGACCAGATTCGTTTCGGCAAGCTGGTTGCCACCTTCGGCGTGCGCCAGGACTGGGCCAGCACCGACGAGTACGATCGCCTCGCAGGCGCAACCGATCAGGACAACGATGCAAAGCGCTTCACGTATCGCGCGGGGCTCGTGTACCAGTTCGACAGCGGCGTGGCGCCCTATGTGAATTACGCGACCTCGTTCCAGCCGGGCCTGGGCGTGACCTACGACGGCTCCGCGCTCAAGCCCACCACGGGCCAGAGCTTCGAAGTGGGCGTGAAGTATCAGCCGCCGGGGCAAAAGAGCTTTGCCATGGTGTCGCTCTACAACATCCTGCAAAAGAACGTGACCGAGGCCGACGTCGATCACCCCGAAGGCAGCTATGTCGTGCAGACGGGCGCGCAGCGCGTGAAGGGCATCGAGGTCTCGGGCGTGGCCGACCTCGGCGCGGGGCTGAGCCTCACGGCCGCGTACACGTACATGAACGGCACGATTGCGTCGAGCGATCAGGGCTACGCGGGCAACCAAGCGCCCAACGTACCGCACAACATGGCGAGCGCGTGGCTCGACAAGACCTTCCAGCGCGGCTGGTGGCGCGGCTTCGGCGTGGGCGCGGGCGTGCGCTATATCGGCCCGCAATACGGCGATCAATCGAACGACGTGAAGATGGCGTCCGTCACGCTGGTGGACGCGGCCATTCACTACGATATCGAGCGCTGGCGCTTCGCGGTGAATGCGCAGAATCTGTTCGATCGCGTGTACGTGAATTGCCAGGGCACGAATTACTGCGCGTACGGCGTGCGGCGCAGCGTGATCGGCCGCGCGACTTATCAGTGGTGATTGCGCTTCGTGCGCTTCGTGCGTTTCGTGCGCGCGCCGGGGCCAGGGCTTGCGGGCGTAACGCGTAGGCGCACGACTTGCTCCTGATCGGTATCGACGGTGCGATCAGGAGCGGTCACCATGAACAGAAGCTGGTTTTCCCGTTTTTCCAGCTGGCTTTCGTCGATGGCGGGACGGCCCGCGACCTTCGTGCTCGCGGCGGTTCTCGTCATCGTCTGGGCGGTGACCGGTCCCATGTTTCATTACAGCGACACGTGGCAACTGGTCATCAACACGTCGACGACGATCGTCACCTTCCTCATGGTGTTCCTGATTCAGAACACGCAGAACCGCGACACCGCGGCCATGCAGATCAAGCTCGACGAATTGATCCGCGCCTTGAACGGCGCGCATAACGCGCTGCTCGATCTGGAAGAACTCGACGAGAAAGAGTTGACGCGCTTTCGCCGGCAATACGAAAAGCTCGCGGACGAGGCGCGCGTGGCCTTGCGCGACGGCACGCCGGACACCGACTCGCCGTTCGTCAGTAGCAACGAGGAAGACGGCGAAGGCAAGCGCGACGGCGCGTAAGTCCGTCGCGTGACAGCATGCAGCGCCGCCGTGTTACAGCAGTTCGGCGGCGAAGCGCCGGTAGATCCATGCCGAGCACGCGGCGACCAGGAGCGCGAACCACACGGCAAACAGGTCTTCGAACAACTGGGCGACGGCATGCAGGCTATTGCGGCCGAATATCGCGGCGATAGCGAACACGAGCAGGATCACGGGGAGTGCCGCGAACCCTCCCGTGACGCCGAGCACGCACAACGTGCCGTAGATCTTGCGCGCATTGCCGCGCGTGTCGCGCCACGCGGCGCGCCAGCGTAGCGGCCTGCCCAGCGAAGCCTGCGTGTTGATGAGACTAATGCGCGCGCTGAGCCACGCATAGACCCAGGCCAGCACCACCGCGAACACGGCCACGCCGCCCCTGCCGGGCCCATGCGACTGGATGGCCCAACTCAGGCCGGAGAACGCGAAACACGCGACGATGCCGACGACGATAGCGAGGAAACTCAGGCCATACGTGACGACGACATGACGCCAGTACGCGCCGCCCAGAAATGCGTGCCGGCTCACGGGCGGCTCGTCGAGCACGACGAAACGGTGCATTTGAACGATCGCGATACTCAGTAGCAACGCCTGTAGCGCCCAGAGCACGCCCAGTGCGGCATAAGTGGGCAGCGTGTTAGCGTGGGCCGATCTCACATAGCTGCGCTCGAGGTCGAGAAAATAGACCCCCGCGACCAGCAATGCGATGAACAACGGACTGCGCCGCGTGATGCGCCACGCATCGACCCAGGCTCCCGTCACACACTGAGCGAAATTCATCGTGTTCCCCGTTGCGTTCTTTTCGCTGCGCGGGCGTGGCGTCTCGTCTGGAATGCCTTGTGCCCGCTCTTGCGCATTGATTTTTTCGATCGAATGTCGCGTTCAGCCGCCCTGCAAAAACTGACTCGGCGATACCCCCACGTGACGCGCGAAGGCCACGCTGAACGCACTCGCGGAACTATACCCGACCCGCTCCGCCACTTGTGCGATCCCGCCCACCTTGCGGCGCAGGAGATTTTTCGCGACCGCCATGCGCCACGAGAGCAGGTACTCCATGGGCGCGACGCCCACCGCGCGGCTGAAGCGCTCGAAGAACGCGGAACGCGACAGCGCGGCCGTCTCGGCGAGTTGCGCGACGGTCCACGCTTTTTCGGGGCGCTCGTGCATCTCGCGGATCGCGAGGGCGAGGCGCGCGTCGGTGAGGCCGCGCACGAGGCCGGGCGCGGTTGCGGTTTGCGTGGAGCGCAGCGCTTCGATCAGCAGCACTTCGAGCAGCCGCGCGAGCACGACGTCGCGCGCGGGCCGCTGTTCGCGTGACTCGTCGCGCACGAGTTTGACGAGCGTGCCGAGGCGCGGGTCGCCGCGCACGTGCACGAGTTCGGGCAAGAGCGAAAGCAGCAGGGCCGCGTCGGGCGAACCGAATACGCAATGGCCGATCAGGAACTGCACGTCGGCAGGCGCTTCGGTATCGCCGAGCCGAAAGCCGCCGCCGATGAGCTCGGTGGGTGCCGTGTCGTCGTCGCTGGGTGCGGGCGGTTCGAGACTCGTCATCTCGAACGACAGCACCTCGGGCAGGAGGACAAAGTCGCCGGCCTCGAGTGTGATGGCGGCTTGCCCGTTCGGGCTCAGCCGGCTGCCGCCTTCGAGCACGACGCAATAGAACGGATCGGTGCCGCAACCGCGGCGCACACGCCACCGGCCCGCGCCGCCAACGACCTTGGAGAACGTGGCCTGCGGTTGCAGCAGCGTGACGATCTCCGCGAGTGGGTCGATCATTGCCGGACTCTCTCGAATGAAAAGTGGACGCTCGATTGTAGCAAGTCCGGTCGCGGCGAATTATCGTTATTCACACACCGCGCCGCGCGTTGCGCCACAACTCGCGCCGCATTCAACCCGCAAGGAAACGCTCATGCAAACCGTACTGATCACCGGCTGTTCGTCCGGCTTTGGCCTCGAGACCGCCCGCTATTTTCTCGAACGCGACTGGAACGTGATCGCGACCATGCGCACGCCGCGCGAAGACGTGCTGCCGGCGTCGAACCATCTGCGCGTGATCGCGCTCGACGTGACCGACGCACAGAGCATTCGCCGCGCCGTGGACGAGGCCGGTCCCGTTGACGTGCTCGTCAACAATGCCGGCATCGGCTTTCTGAATGCGCTGGAAGGCACGCCGATGGACACCGCGCGCGAAGTGTTCGAAACCAACACGCTCGGCACGATCGCCATGACACAGGCCGTGTTGCCGCAAATGCGCGAGCGCAAGAGCGGGGTGATCGTCAACGTGACGTCGACGGTGACGGTGCGCCCGCTGCATCTGCTCTCGGTGTACACGGCGAGCAAGTCGGCGGTCAATGCGTTCACGGAATCGCTCGCGCTCGAACTCGAACCGTTCAACGTGCGCGCGCGCATCGTATTGCCGGGCCGCGCGCCCGACACGCGTTTCGGCGACAACGCCCGTACGCGCATGCTCAACGGTTTCCCCAAGCCGTACGAGGGCCTCGTGCAGGACGTTTTTGCGCGCTGGGAGAAGGACCCGACCATCACGCACTCGCGCGATGTGGCGGAAGCCGTCTATCGCGCCGCCACCGACCCCGCTTGCCCGATGAGCCTGCCCGCGGGCGCCGACGCGCACATCTGGTGGAATGCCGCGCACGCGAAGGCGTAAGCCTTGCCGCTGGCGTTGCGTGGCCGCTCGATAACTGCCCGATAAGCGCCCGACAAGCGCTCGATGAATGCGGGAAGGCGGCCACGCAACGGGGTTTTACGGCTGCGCGGGCGCGTTGCTCCACGCCGCGGCCTCCGCCGTTTTTCCGGTGACGGAATAGAGCACTTTGGTATTGCGTGTCTGCAGGAAGTCGTCGAGCGTTTCGCCGCGCATGGCCGCGTAGATGTGCAGATTCGACACGCCCACGACCGCGCCGAGCTTCTCCAGCATGAAGAAAATCACGCCGTAGTGAATCAGCCCGCGCCAGTCGCGGCGGCGCACGAGATCGCGCTCTTCCTCGCTCAGGCCCGCGGCTTCGAAAGTCGCTTCGGGATCCTCAAGAAACGCGCGTCGATGCGCCTCGCCGATCATCGCGTGCAGATACTTGTTCAGCCGGTACGCCTTCACGCTCGCCGCGAGATCGAACGGATACGTGCCCTCGAGTGCGCCGGCGCCGTCGAGCTGTTGGGCGATATGCGCGCGCTGCCGTGCGTTGGCCGCGCCCGGTAGCGGCTTCGCGGTGTTTTCCAGCACGAGCGTGCCGATGCCCGTCATCGAAGGCAGGTAGTAGCCGCTGTGCACCGGCTTGACGCTGCCCGCGAGCGCGCCGCGCATGATCAGCCACATGATGACTTCCGCGCCTTCCAGACCGCCTTGTGCCGCGAGTTCGGCGTGCGTCATTTGCGCGAGCGCTTCGGGATCGTGCGTGATCGCTTCCATGAACTGATGATCCCACGGCACGTTGTTGAAGCCCGCGCGCTCGCCGTGCACCTGATGCGAGAGACCGCCCGTGGCCATCACGACCACGCGCAAATCGTCAGGATAACTATCAATGGCGCGGCGCAGCGCCTGACCGAGCTTGTAGCAGCGGCGTGCGGTCGGAATCGGGAATTGCAGCACGCCCACCTGGAGCGGCACGACCGTGGTGGGCCAGCCGGTTTCGTCGTGGTCGAGCAGCGCCGACATTGGCGAGAAAAAGCCGTGATCCAGCGGCTTGTCCTGGAAGAACGCCATGTCGAATTCGTCGGCGCACAGGCTCATGCCCAGGTGTCGCGCGAATTGCGGATTTCCCGCGACGGGCGGCAGATCGCGCACGCCGCCGCCTTCGTCGGCCACATGATATTCGCCGCCGATGCCGAGCGCGAACGCCGAGTAATGGTCGAAGAAGAACGAGGTCACGTGATCGTTGTAGACGTACACGATCACGTCGGGCCGTTGCTCGCGCAACCAGCGCTTGACGGGCTCGAAGGTCGCGAAGATCGGCGCCCAGGCCGGATCGTCCTGCTTGTTCGCGTCGAGCGCGAAGCCGATGGTCGGGGTGTGCGAAACGGCGATGCCGCCAACGAGCGTGGCCATGAGTCTCCTCCTGTACGTGAATGCGATGCGATGATCCGCACTTTAGATTTAAGCGCCGGTTAAGTAAATTGACATTTTTGGCAAAAATCAATAACCTCAGGTTATGAAAAGCGCCGAAATTACCGCTGCCGTGCCCGATTTTCTTGCCGATGCCGCAGCGGAGCCCACGAGCGAACCGCGCGCGCGCATCCTCGCGCGGCTGCGTCTCCGGCACCTCAATTGCATCGTCGCCATCGCGCAGGAGCGCACGATGGCGCGTGCCGCGGCACGCCTGCATCTGAGCCAGCCCGCCGTTTCCAAAACCCTGAGCGAACTGGAGGAATGGGCGGGCACGCGGCTCGTCGAGCGCGGGCGTAACGGCGCGTCGCTCACGGCCGAGGGCGAGCATTTCCTGCGTTACGCGCTGGACGTGCGGCGCGCGGTGGACGCTTCGGCGGCGGCGCTCGCGCGCGAGCATCCCGCGCAGGCGGCCGCGGTGCGTATCGGCGCGCTGCCCACGGTGCAGACAGCGGTGCTGCCGCGGGCGATCGTTGGCCTGCAGGCGGTCATGCCGGGCGTGGGTGTGAAGGTGGAAGTGGCCTCGAACGCCGACCTGCTGGGCGCGCTGAAGGCAGGCGACATCGACATGATGATCGGCCGCATGGCCGAGCCCGCGAGCATGCCCGGCATCTCGTTCGAATATCTCTACACGGAGTCGCTGGTGCTCGTGGCGCGCGCGGGGCATCCGCTCGCGCAGGCACGCGCGACGCTATCGCTCGAAGACGCGCTGGCGTATCCGCTGGCGATCGCGGGCGAGCACACGGCGCCGCGTCATCACACCGAGGCGTTCTTCGAGTCGCGCGGGCTGACATTGCCGGCCGGTTGCGTGGAGACGCAGTCGCTCGCGGTGGCGCGTCTGGTCGTGATGCGCTCGGACGCGGTCTGGATCGTGCCGCAGCGCGTGGCCGACGACGATATCGCAGCCGGACTGCTCGCGGTGATCGACGTACCCGCGCCGCGAGGCGTGGAGCAGATCGGCATGCTGCGCCGCAGCGCCGAACCGCTTTCCGAAGCGAGCGGCGCTTTTGCCGAGCAGTTGCGCCGCGCGATCCTCGTGTGAAGCGTGCGCCGGGCGCGGAATAAAACGCAAGGGAGAAAGGAATGCAGAACGGGCAGAACGCGGCGCACGAGTTGCCGCGGCAAGTGGTGGAAGACTTCAACGGCAATGGTCTGGAAGCGCGCCTGGGCGACGCGTTCCGGCTTTCGACCGTGGGCGAGGATGGCTGGCCGCATGCCGCGCAGTTGAGCGTGGGCGAAATTCTCGCGGTGAGCGCGGTGGAACTGCTCGTGGCGGTATGGCCGAATTCACATACTGCCGGGAATCTGAAACGAGACGGCAAGCTCACGCTGTCGCTCGTGCACGACGGCGCGCTGCTCGAGATTCGCGCCACGGCGCGCATGGCCGCCGAACAGCAAACCGCGCTCGGTCTCACGGTGTTTCGCGTGACGGTCGCGGCCGTCAACGAACATCGCGCGAAATACGCGGAGGTGACCAGCGGCGTGACGTTTCGTCTGCATGACCCGCAAGCGGTACTTGCGCGCTGGCGCGAGCAGATCGCGATGCTGCGCGCGATCTGAGCGTGACCGGATCCTCGAATTCTTGTTAGTATTCAAATACTGGTGAGTATTCGAAAGCCGTGCGGCGCGCTGTGAAGTTGCGAGGCCGCTACGCCGCTCTCAACGGCGCGTGTCGACCGGTGCGCGAAACACGCCGTGCAGGGCCACGCGCAGCAGATCGCCGGAAGTCGGCTTGCTGACGAAACTCATGGCGGGCGCGTAGGTCAGTTCGAACACGAGCGCGCCCACGGTTTCGGCGGCGAGGTCGGTATTGCCCGCGAGCGCGAGCAGGCGTTCGCCCAGCGCGCCCCATTGCGCGCGCAGCACCTTTTCCTGCGACTTGCGAAACGTGGCGGCGGGCTTGGCGTTGCGCGAGTAGTCGAGGATCAGCGAGGGCCAGTTGCCTTTGCGCGAGCTTTTCTCGGCCCAGTGCGCAATGGCGTCGATCGCTTCGTCGATCGTGCCGGCGCCGGCGAGCGCCGCGAGAATGGCGGCGAGACTCTGCTTGCCGTGCTCGTCGAGCACTTCGAGAAAGAGGCTTTCCTTGCCGTCGAAGTTGGAGTAGACCGCGCCTTTACTGAAGCCGGCTTCTTCGGCAATGCGGTCGAGCGACGTGGCCGCGTAGCCGTCCCGGGTAAACAGCGTTCGCGCAACGCTGACGAGTTTGGTGCGGGTCAGCGCCTGGCTTTCCTCGCGGGTCATGCGGGCCATACAGGGTCCTCGGCGTATTCGTTGGTGTTTTGTATTGCGTGCGTGGCGGAATCTCGATACCGTCGGGTATTCCGATGCGACGCTTATTTTTTTATGCCGGGTGGCCTGATAGTGCATGCCGACGGCAGACGCGCATTCTACCAAGCCGCGCCAGCGGCCATGGCGAAGTTCAACCAGCAAGGAGCCACGATGACGAACCATCCCGCACCGACGATCAAACTGCACAACGGCGTCGAGATGCCGCAAACCGGTCTGGGGACCTGGCCGCTCGACGATACGGGCGCGGCCCAAGCCGTGGCAAGCGCGTTGCAGACCGGTTATCGGCTCGTGGACACGGCGGAAAACTACGGCAACGAAACGGGCGTGGGCGAGGGCATTCGTCAGTCGGGCGTGGCGCGCGACGCGATCTTCGTGACGAGCAAGTTCAATCGCGCATGGCATAGCGTGGAAGGTGCGCAAGCGGCTTGCGAGGCGAGCTTGAAACGGCTCGGGCTCGACTATCTCGACCTGCTGCTGATTCACTGGCCGAATCCCGATCAAGACCGCTATGTGGAGGCGTTCGAAGGACTCGTGCGTCTGCTCGAAGCCGGCAAGGTACGCGCGATCGGCACGTCGAACTTCAAGCCCGACCACTTGCAGCGCCTGTTCGACGCGGGCTTCGTGCCGCATGTGAACCAGATTCAGCTCGATCCCTATCACGCGCGCGAAGATCTCGTGGCGATTCACATGGAACGCGGCATCGTGACGGAAACCTGGAGCCCGATCGGGCGCGGCGGCGAATTGCTCGCCGAGCCGCTGGTCGTGTCGATCGCGCAGCGTTACGGGCGCACGCCTGCGCAGATCGTGTTGCGCTGGCAGGTGCAGCGCGGTTTTGTGCCGGTGCCGAAATCGGCGGACCCGGAGCGTCAGGCGCTGAATCTCGACATCTTCGATTTCCAGCTCACCGACGAAGAAATGACCGCCGTGGCCACGCTCAAACGCGACGACCCGCAGATGCTCGACGCGGACGTCTTCGGGCACTGAAGACTGCGCAGCGGGTGCGGGGCACGCTGGTACGTCGCTTGCTCAAATGGTGGAAACGGTCTTGCGGAGTCCACCCATCATGACGATTTCGTTCCCTGAAGGCCCGCTCGTCTACGACGGCGATCAGCTCGCGCTCATCTTTACCGCTCAGGCAGACGGCGAAGCGGTCGAGTGCCTCATCACGGCCGAGGCGCTCGAAGATCATTGCGGCGCGAAGTCGGCGCGCGAGCCAGACCTGCGCGCCGCGTTCGAGTCGCATCGGGGCGCTATTGAAAAAGCGGCCGCCCGTCTTATCGAAGAGACGCAGGCGGCCGCGGTCAAGCTGCACAGCGGCTATTTGCGCATGTACGGCAGCAAGTAAGCGCTCAATGAGCGCTCAATGTCAAAGCGCTCAACGCAGATGCTTCGCGAGAAACGCGTGCATCAGCGCGGCCGCTTCGTCCACTTTCTCGTCCAGCGCGAAGTGGCCCGCGTCGAGCAAATGCACTTCGGCTTCGGGTAAATCGCGCTGATACGCGGCGCCCGCCGCGGCGATGAACGACGCGTCGTAGCGCCCCCACATCACCAGCGTGCGAGGTTGTTGCGCGCGCAACCACGCTTGCCATTTCGGATACGACGCCACGTTGGTGCGATAGTCGTAGAGCAGCGCCGCCTGAATCTCGGCCTGGCCGGGACGCGTGAGAAACGCGTATTCGTCGCTCCAGGTGTCGGGGTTGTAGCGCTCGGGGTGCGGGCTGTCGCCATCGTGACGAAACTTCGTGCCTTCATAGGACGTGAAGGCGGTGAACACTTCCGGGTGCGCCTGCGGGTCGGCCCAATACTGCTTGATCGCGGCCCATTTGCGGCCGAGACTTTCCTCGTGGCTGTTCGCGTTCTGGATCACGAGCGTCTGCAAACGTTCGGGATGCGCGAGCATGATGCGAAAGCCGATCGGGCCGCCGTAATCCTGCAGATACAGGCTATAACGGTCGATGCCGAGTTGTTCGAGCCATGCGTTCGTGACCTGCGCGAGATGGTCGAACGTATAGGCGAATTGCGCGGGCGGTGGCGCGTCGCTGTGACCGAAGCCGGGATAGTCGGGTGCGATGACGTGATAGCGCGTGGCGAGCAGCGGGATCAACGTGTC from Paraburkholderia acidisoli encodes the following:
- a CDS encoding alpha/beta fold hydrolase, whose protein sequence is MNDNAMPPSPSDSTLIAYRRANVDGIGIFYREAGPADAPTLVLLHGFPSSSRMFDTLIPLLATRYHVIAPDYPGFGHSDAPPPAQFAYTFDHLAQVTNAWLEQLGIDRYSLYLQDYGGPIGFRIMLAHPERLQTLVIQNANSHEESLGRKWAAIKQYWADPQAHPEVFTAFTSYEGTKFRHDGDSPHPERYNPDTWSDEYAFLTRPGQAEIQAALLYDYRTNVASYPKWQAWLRAQQPRTLVMWGRYDASFIAAAGAAYQRDLPEAEVHLLDAGHFALDEKVDEAAALMHAFLAKHLR